In the Festucalex cinctus isolate MCC-2025b chromosome 10, RoL_Fcin_1.0, whole genome shotgun sequence genome, one interval contains:
- the LOC144027343 gene encoding uncharacterized protein LOC144027343, producing the protein MDELSPRERELVKIRRDSDSKAAQLLKMEKLMQQTKDLMDKRSEPDKVQENMVEDLEEKVRSSRRQRRNSLHHTQMLESQMKTVKGELEGTLDHLQELRNVLRRSQQKAEQRKAAMEKLAAGLR; encoded by the exons ATGGACGAGCTGAGCCCAAGAGAACGAGAGCTGGTGAAGATCCGTCGGGACAGCGACAGCAAAGCGGCGCAGCTGCTCAAGATGGAGAAGCTCATGCAGCAGACCAAAGACCTGATGGACAAGCGCAGCGAGCCCGACAAGGTCCAGGAAAACATGG tgGAGGACCTGGAGGAGAAGGTGCGCTCGAGCCGGCGCCAGCGTCGCAATTCGCTGCACCACACGCAGATGCTGGAGAGTCAAATGAAGACGGTGAAGGGCGAGCTGGAGGGAACCCTGGACCACCTCCAGGAACTGCGCAACGTCCTGCGACGCTCGCAGCAGAAGGCCGAGCAGCGCAAGGCCGCCATGGAGAAGTTGGCCGCCGGGCTCCGGTGA